The sequence GTCCGCCCCGCGCGAGGCCCAGATCAGGGTCTCGTGGGCGTTGGTGAAGCGCTTGCCGCGGAAGTTCGGCATCGGGTTGGCCTTGCGCCAGACGACGTCGTTGAGGACCCAGAAGCCCTCGTCCTGCAGGGCCGCGCCGACGCGGAAGATGTTGTGGTAGGAGCCGATGACCCACAAAGTCGCGGACTTCTTCATCACGCGCCGCACGGCCTTGAGCCAGGCGCGGGTGAAGGCGTCGTACTCGGCGAAGCTCGCGAACTTGTCCCAGTCGTCGTCGACGGCGTCGACGAGGCTCTGGTCCGGGCGCGTCAGCGCGTTCTCGAGCTGGAGATTGTAGGGCGGGTCGGCGAAGACGAGGTCCACGCTCTCCGCCGGAAGCCGGTCGAGAGCGGCGATGCAGTCGCCCACGAAGATCCGGTCGCGGATCGCGTCGCGGATCGTCTCGACGCCGTCGAGGCGCGGCTTGCGCGCCGGGATTGCGATTGTGTCGGAGGGAACCGAAATCCCCATCCGGGGCGCCGACGCGGACCGCCCGGTACGCGAAACAAGTTTCCGGGCGGCGGCGCCGGCGACCCCGGTACGCGAGGTACCCATGGCCATGCACCGTTACTCGACTGAACGAGTGCGAGAATGCGCGGATCAGGGTAAAGATCGCGTTGCCGGGATCGAGAAAACGCGTCCCGGTTTGGGGCTGCAACTTTTGCCTAGCTATTGAAACCAAAGGCTTTTTTCGGTTAACGCGGGTTAGGCCGACCGCGTTCGGCGCCCCTCGCCGGACGCCCGCGGCGGAACTTCTTCGCCCCGCCCCCGCGCCCCGCGATCCCGACGCCGTCCCCGAACCGGCGATGCGCGCCCCGCCCGCTCATTTCAGCTGCTTCAGCCGCGTGCTCGTCATCGGAAGCTCGAACATGGCCCCGCCCTCGACGCTGTCCGCGAGTCGCTCGATCGCATCCCACAAGGCGAGGATGCGCTCCGCCTGCTTGGTGACGCGGCTCTTGGTGACGCCCGCCGACAGGAAGACGCCGACGAGACGCGAAGCGCGGAACGCGTTGTACTCGGCGCGCTTCTTGGTGATCTGCCGGTCGCCCGAGATGATCACCCAGCGCCCTTCGCGGCTGAGGGTGCCGATCCACTCCAGGTCCGTGACACGCGGACCGAACTTGTCCCGCAGGTGTACGATCTCGTGCTCTCCAGCGAATAGGGCGTCGAGCGCGCGGGCGAGCGCGGGGGGCAGATGCTCGTCGAGCAGGACCTTCACGCCGCCGCCAAGGACGCTTCGTACCGCACCGCGTCGCGGACGACGCTCGGCGCGACGTCGTAGAGCCGCGCGACCTTCGCCTCCGATTCCTCGGCGCGCACCGCGTCCGCCAAGGCGACAGTGGGCACGCCTCCCTGGGCGGTAATCGGCTTTCCGAAGGCGCGCGTCGGATCGATGACGATGCTGGCGCGCCCCTGGTAGGGCCGCCAGCGCACGACCGCGTCGTCCTCGATGTCGAGGTCCTTGAAGGTTCGGTCGACCACGTCCCGGAAAACGTATTGCCGGTCCCCCAGGTCGATCAGCTCCGGGGCATCCGCGTCGCGCACCGTCTCGAGAAAGATCTTCCGCCCGTCCGTTCGGAACCGGCGCGTGGAGAACGGGCGATCGTCCTCGACGTGGGCGCGCGCTGTCTCCAGGCAGGCGCGAATGGCCTGGAGGCTCAGGCCGGCCCGGAGAAAGGCGTCGACGAATCGCAGCTCGACGAGATCGCGGAAGCCGAGCTCGAGGTGGCCGGCCGCGCGCGGCAGCTGCGGCTCCCACAGCGGCCGCTGGACGACGACGACGCCGTCGCGCCGATACGCGCAGCCGCCGAGCCAGCGGTTGATCTTGGCCGGGCTGATGCGCAGGAGGCGCGACGCCTCGCGGGCGGTGTAGACGCCCGTGCCGATCGCCGCCGAAAGGTCGCCTTGGCTCGTCGCAAGCATGCACGCATCCTAGAGCAGATCGCTTCCTGATGGAATCGCGCGGGGGATTCCCTTCGAGGCCAGTTCGTGATTCACGGTAGAGGCTGGCGGAGGAGGCCAGCCGCCATGACGAAGCCCCTCTCGATGGATCTGAGGCAGCGCGTCCTCGCTGCGGTCGATGCCGGCATGAGCCGCCGGGCCGCGGCGGACCGCTTCGGGATCGCGCCGTCCGCGGCGGTGAAGTGGTTCAACCTTCGGCGCGAGACGGGCTCGGTCGCGCCGCGGGCGCAAGGCGGCGACACGCGGTCCGGGCGGATCGAGGCGCTCGGCCCGGTCATCCTCGCGATGGTGGAGGAGGCGCCGGATCTCACCCTCGTCGAGATCGCCGAGCGGCTCGAGCGCGAGCACGGCGAGCGCTTCGCGCCCTCGACGGTGCACCGCTTCTTCGGCCGCCACGGCCTGACGTTCAAAAAAAGTCCGGCCACGCCAGCGAGCAGGACCGCGCCGACGTCGCCGCGGCCCGCGAGGCCTGGTTCGAGGAGCAGCCCGAGCTCGACCCGCAGCGGCTGATCTTCATCGACGAGACCTGGCTCAACACCAAGATGGCGCGGTTGCGGGGCCGCGCCCCCGAAGGCGAGCGCCTGCGCGCCGGCATCCCTCACGGCCATTGGCGCACCACGACCTTCGTGGCCGGGCTCAGGATCGGCGGGATCGACGCGCCGATGCTGATCGACGGCGCGATCAACGCGGCGAGCTTCCTCGCCTACGTCCAGCAGGTCCTGGTTCCGACGCTGAGCCCCGGCGACGTGGTGATCATGGACAACCTCGCCAGCCACAAGACCCCCGCCGTGCGCGAGGCCATCGAGGCGGCCGGAGCCGAGCTGCGCTTCCTGCCGCCCTACAGCCCGGACTTCAACCCCATCGAGAACGCCTTCGCCAAGCTGAAGGCCCTGCTCAGGAAGGTCGCCGCCCGGACGCGCGACGCCCTCTGGAGCGCCGTCGCCGACGCCATCGAAGCCTTCCCGCCAGAGGAATGCGCGAACTTCTTCACCGCAGCAGGATATGAACCCGAGTGGTGAGAATCTGCTCTAGCGCATGGTCGGAACTGGTCCATGCCTCAATCGCCACGCTCGCGCAAGACGGGCTCTCGCGAGGCGTCCCATCCGCCGCCCCCGCCCCCGATTGGCAACGCCTCGCCTTTTGGATTAAGAGAGGCGCCGAAACTTTCCGAGCCCGCACGAGGGCGCGCCAGGGAGCGGGCGACACGCGCGCCCGCGAGGAACAGCCCCGCCATGAACTGGATCTCCGACGTCGTCCGTCCGCGCATCAAGACGCTGTTCAAGCGCGAGACCCCGGACAACCTCTGGATCAAGTGCCCCGACACCGGGCAGATGGTCTTCCACAAGGACGTGGAGGCCAATCTCTGGGTCATTCCCGGCTCGAACCATCACCTGCGCATGAGCGCGCAGGCGCGGCTCGAGAGCGTGTTCGTCGGCGGCTTCGAGGAGATCCCGCTGCCCGACGTCGCCGCCGACCCGCTCAAGTTCCGGGACGAGAAGCGCTACGCCGACCGTCTGAAGGAGAACCGCGCCAAGACCGGCATGCAAGACGCCGTGCGCGTCGCCGTCGGACCGGTGGGTGGGCTTCCGGTCACCGTCGCCGTGCAGGACTTCGCCTTCATGGGCGGCTCGCTCGGCATGGCCGCGGGCGAGGCGATCGTCACCGCGGCCGAGACCGCGCGGGCGCGCCGCACGCCCTTCGTGCTGTTCGTCGCCTCCGGCGGCGCGCGCATGCAGGAGGGCATCCTCTCGCTCATGCAGATGCCGCGCACAACGGTGGCCCTGCGCCGCCTCAAGGAGGCGGGCCTGCCCTACATCGTCGTGCTCACCCACCCGACGACGGGCGGCGTCTCGGCCTCCTACGCCATGCTGGGCGACATCCACATCGCCGAGCCCGGCGCCGTGATCGGCTTCGCCGGGGCGCGCGTGATCGAGCAGACCATCCGCGAGAAGCTGCCCGAGGGCTTCCAGCGCGCGGAATATCTCAAGGAGCACGGCATGGTGGACATGGTCGTCCACCGCCTGGAGCTGAAGGACACGCTCGTCTCGCTCTGCCGCATCCTGATGAAGGCCCCGGCCCTGGAGCCGGCGGCGCCGGCCCCGGCGCCGGTCTCGCTCGAGAAGGCCGCCAGCGCGCCCGACGAGGCGGCGATCGTCGAGCCCGCTTCGAACGAGACCCGCGAACCCGAGACCGAAGGCGCGCGCGGCTGAGGCCGCGCCACCACCTTTCCCCGACCAGACCCGAGAAGGCGCTCCCATGGAGTCCTCCGACGCCATCCTCGCGCGCCTGCTGGCGCTGCACCCGAAGACCATCGACCTGTCGCTGGCGCGCATCGAATCGCTGCTCGCGCGGCTCGGCCATCCCGAGAAGCGCCTTCCGCCGACGATCCACGTCGCCGGCACGAACGGCAAGGGCTCGACCATCGCCTTCATGCGCGCGATCCTGGAGGCCGCCGGCCTCGCCGTGCACGTCTACACCTCGCCGCATCTCGTGCGCTTCCACGAGCGCATCCGCATCGGCCGCCCCGGCGGCGGCGCCTTCGTTCCGGAAGAGCAGCTCGTCGACGTGCTGCGGGAGTGCGAGGAGGCGAACGAGGGCGCGCCCATCACGGTTTTCGAGATCACCACCGCCGCCGCGCTGAAGATCTTCGCCGACGAGCCGGCGGACGTGCTGCTGCTCGAGGTCGGTCTCGGCGGACGGCTCGACGCCACCAACGTGATCGACGAGCCCGCGGCGACGCTGGTGACGCCCATCGGCCTCGACCATGCGGAATATCTCGGCGAGACGGTGGAGAAGATCGCCGCCGAGAAGGCCGGCATCTTCAAGCGCGGCGCCCCCGCCGTGATCGCCCGGCAGGACTACGAGGCGGCCGAGCGCGTGCTCGTCGACACGGCCGAGCGCGTCGGCGCCTCCCTGGTGCGGCTGGGTGGCCAGGACTTCTCGACCCACGAGGAGAACGGCCGGCTCGTGTTCCAGGACGAGGACGGGCTCCTGGACCTGCCGATGCCGCGCCTGCCGGGCGGGCACCAGCTGACCAACGCCGGCCTCGCCGTCGCGGGGCTTCGCGCGGCGGGCTTCTCGCGCCTGCCGGCCGAGGCCTTCGAACGCGGCATGCTCGAGGCCGAGTGGCCGGGCCGGCTGCAACGCCTCACCCGCGGCGTGCTGCCGGCGCTCGCGCCGGAGGGCGCGGAGGTCTGGGTCGACGGCGGCCACAACCCGGACGGCGGGCGCGTCGTCGCCGCCGCCATGGCCGACCGCTCCGAGCGCGCCGACGCGCCGCTCGTGCTCGTCGTCGGCATGCTCGGCACCAAGGACGCGCAGGGATTCCTCAAGAATTTCGCCGGCCTCGCCAAGGAGGCGATCTGCGTGCCGATCCCCTCGCAGATGGCCGCGCGCCCGCCCGAGGAGGTCGCCGCGCTCGCCGCCTCGGTGGGCCTCGTCGCCTCCACCGCGCCGAGCGTCGAGGCGGCGCTCGCCCTCCTCAACGACACGGTCTGGGAGGCCCCGCCGCGGGTGCTGATCTGCGGGTCGCTCTATCTGGCGGGGGCGGTGCTGGCGGCGAACGGGTCGCTGCCGACGTGAGGGTTATCGAAGGATGGAGTGCTCATACCTAGTGAGAAGCACTCCACGGATCGATCACATCGACGCCGCACCCTCGGAAATCGCTGGTATTGCGCGTCGCGACGATGGCGCCGTGAGCGCGAGCAGTGGCGGCGACGAGGCTGTCGAAGCTCGCCACGGGACGGCCGGCGGCACGACGCGCGGCTCGGATCGCCGCGAAATGAATGGCTGCAGCTTCGTCGAACGGCAGCACGCGACCCGCGAAGTCGACAGAGAAAAGCCTTTCGGCGTCTTCCTGCAGCGCGGTCCGACGCCGTCCCATCGGCAGCATGGCCACACCCGAAAGAATCTCCGCCTGAACTATCGTCGTGGTGAAGAGCATGTTTCGCGGTCGAGCATCCACGAACGCAAATACGCGTGGCTCGGGCTCGGCGCGCATCAGCTCCGATACGACGTTGGTATCGAGGACGATCATTCGAAGCTTGGAGGCTCTCTCACTGCCGTGCGCGGCTCGGGCGGCAACTCTACGCCTCCGTAGGGCGCGAATCGGCGGCGGATGGCGGTCGCGAGCCCGCCCTCCTCGTCAATCGGCTCCCTTCCCGCGGCCTCGCAGAGGATCGCGCGCACCTCCGCCTCGAGCGAGCGCCCGTTCCGCGCGGCGCGCGCCCGCAGGGCCTGCGTCTCGGCCTCCGGCAGGTCGTGGACGGTCAACGTGGTCATCGGCTCCGCCCTCCTCGCGCGCGTCCGTCTCGAGAAATGTCGTGCTCGAGAAACGTAGTGCGCCGACGCGCCGCGAGCAACGCGAGAGACGCCCGCCCTCCCCTCTCTGCGACCACCCGCGTCTTGCCCCCGCCGCGGCCTGAGCGTACCGTCCCGCCATGATCCGCACCGAGGACCCCGCGCATCCCGCGCATCTGAACCCGCTCGTCAAGCTCGCCCTCGAGCTCGGGCCGCTCGGGCTGTTCTTCTTCGCCAACCAGCGCTGGGACATCATGACGGCGACGGCGGCGTTCGTCGTCGCCACGTTGGTCGCGCTGGCGATCCACTACGTGCTGGTCAAGCGCCTGCCGATGATGCCGCTCGTCTCGGGCGTGGTGGTGGTGGTCTTCGGCGGGCTGACGCTGATCCTCGCCGACGAGCTGTTCATCAAGCTCAAGCCGACGATCGTGAACTCGCTCTTCGGCGCGGTGCTGCTCGGCGGGCTCTGGTTCGGGAAGTCGCTTCTCACCATCGTGCTCGATTCGGTGTTCAAGCTCACCGACGAGGGCTGGCGCAAGCTCACCTTCCGCTGGGGGCTGTTCTTCTTCTTCCTCGCCGCGCTCAACGAGGTCGTCTGGCGCACGCAGACGACGGACTTCTGGGTGAGCTTCAAGGTCTTCGGCATCATGCCGATCACCCTCGCCTTCGCGCTGGCCCAGACGCCGCTGATCCTGAAGCACGAGGACAAGAGCAGCGACGGCGAGAGCCCGGCGTGATCGGCTGAGCCGACAGGCCGGCCTCAGCCGACCAGCGCGCTCACCAGCCGCTCGAGCCAGGGCGGGGTGAACAGGACGGCGAAGGACGCGGCGCCGATCGTCGTGGCGCAGGCGCCGATCACGGTCTCCAGGCGGTCGTTCTCGCCGTTCTTCATGGCCTCGTCCTCCGAGAGGCGCCGGATGCGCCTGCCGGTCTGTCGGTTCGCGCCGCGCGCGGGTTCATCTCCTCTTCGCGCGCCACGCTCCGAGGGTTACGCGCCGTCGATGTCCCGGCGATGTCGTCCCACGGGTCGCCGCGCGAAACATGCCGTCCGGAACCGTCGCGCCCTCCCCCGACTTGCCCTCCGCGACGCACCGACGCGAACGCGAGAGGAGAGCGCGGCATGGCCAACGCCAATGCTCTGGAGAAAACCGCCCGAGTGGGCTACGCCGCCCGCGGGGTCGTCTACATGCTCGTCGGCGGGCTCGCCGTGATGGCGGCCGTGGGCGCCGGCGGCGAGACCGGCGGCAGCAAGAACGCGCTGGCGAGCCTCCTCGACGAGCCTTTCGGCAAGACGCTCCTCGCGGTCATCGCGCTGGGCCTCCTCGCCTTCGCGCTGTGGCGCGAGGTCGCGGCGCTGAGCGACGCCGACAATCGCGGCACGTCCGGCAAGGGCCTCGCCATCCGCGGCGCGCACGTCATCAGCGGCGTCATCTATCTCGGCCTCGCGGTCTACGCGGCCGGCCTCGCCTTCGGCTGGGCGACGGGCGGCGGCGGCCAGGGCGGAGAGGGCGCGCAGGGCTGGTCCGCCTGGCTCCTGGCGAAGCCCTTCGGGCGCTGGCTGCTGGGGCTCGTCGGCCTCGGCGTCGCCGGCGCGGGCCTCGCCTTCATCGGCCGCGCCTGGACGGGCGACGTGACGAAGCACCTGCACTATGCGCCCCACCAGCGCGGCTGGGTCGTGCCGCTCGGCCGCGCGGGCTTCGCGGCGCGGGGCGTCGTGTTCCTGATCATCGGCGGCTTCCTGGTCGTGGCCGCCTGGCAGTCCCAGTCGAGCGAGGCCCGCGGGCTCGGCGGCGCGCTGCGCACCGTCCAGGAGCAGCCCTACGGCTGGATCCTCCTCGCCCTCGTCGCCGCCGGCCTGTTCGCCTTCGGCGTCTTCGGCCTCGTCCAGGCGGTGTATCGCCGGATCGACGCGCCGGACGTGGAGGAGGCCGCCGGGGACGCCAAGCGGGCGGCGGAGCGCGGCGCGCGGAAGGTGGGGTGAGGCGGGCGCCGATCAGCGCCCACCCCGCGCCGCGATCAAGTCCCGCAAGGTCGTGATCGTCGAGGCGTCCGCCACGCCGTCGACGCGCTCGGGGCGGAAATGGCGCTGGAAGGCGGCGACCACCTGCTCCGTCGTCTCGCCGAAGGCGCCGTCGATCGGCACGCCGTAGCCGTAGAGCGCGAGCATGGCCTGGAGCGCCTCGATCGGCGGGCCTTCCTCGCCGCGCTGGAAGAAGCGCCCGTCGCGGATCGGCGTCGGCGCGACCCAGTGCCCGACGCCCTCCGCCGCGAGGCGCGCCCACGGGAAGGTCTCGCCGGGATCCCGCTTGCGGGCCGGAGCGATGTCGCTGTGCGCGAGCACGCGCTCCGGGCGAATGCCCCAGCGCCCGACGAGATCGCGGCACAGCGCGATCACGGCCGCGATCTGCGCCTCCGGATAGGGCGCGAGCCGCCCTTCCTCGTCGTGGCCGGGATGGGCGATCTCGATGCCGAGCGAGGCGGAGTTCAGGTCGGTCTCGCCGGCCCAGCTCGATACGCCCGCATGCCAGGCACGCCGGCCCTCGGGCACGAGCTGCAGCACGCGCCCGTCCTCGAAGACGAGATAATGGCACGAGACTTCCGAGACCGGATTGCACAGCCATTGCAGCGCCTGCCCGGCGTCGGGCATGCCGGTATAGTGCAGGATCAGCATGTCCGGCCGCCGCCCGTCCCGCCGCTCGCCGTGATTCGGCGAGGGGAAGACCTTCTGGGCGAGGGGGGATTCGGGGGTGGGGTGAGGCATGGGTCGCCGATGATGAGAGGAACGGCTGCGATTTACACCCGATCCGTGGATCGCGTCAGCCTCGACGCGCGCCCCGCGTCACATCCCCCGCTCCCGCTCGATCCGGTCCCACGCCTCGTTCACCGCCGCGAGGCGCCGCGTCGCGATGGCGATGGCTTCGGGGGGGAGGCCGCGGGCGACGGCGCGGTCGGGGTGGATCTCGGCGACGAGGCGGCGGTAATGGCTCTTGAGCGCCGCGTCGTCCATCTCGCGCGTCGCGCCGACGACGACGTAGGGATCGTCCTTGCGGGCGACGTGGCGGGCGGCGACGCGCTCGAAGCGCGCCGCGTCGAAGCCGAAGATCGCGGCGACGTCGCCCAGGAAGGCGAACTCGCGCTCGTGCACGGCGCCGTCGGCGGCGGCGATGAGGAAGAGGCCGTCGAGCACGTCCTCGAGCAGGCCGGGCTCGTCGGAGAGGAGATCGCGCATCTGGCGGGCATAGGCCTGGTAGCCGTCGCTGGTGCGGCTCGCGAGGTCGAACAGGGCCTCGACCCGCTCGCGATCGGCCTCGTCCACTTCGACGATGCGCCGGAAGGCCTCGCGCTCGGAGCGCATGACGACGCCGTCGGCCTTGGCCATCTTGGCGGCGAGCGCGACGAGGCCCGTGGTGAACACCACGTCCTTCGGCGTCGGCCCGAAGGGCGCGCCCTCGCGGTCCACCAGCACGTGGCCGATGACGGCGCCGATGAGCGCCCCGATCGGCCCGCCGATCAGGAAGCCGATGCCGAACCCGCCGAGCTTGCCCCAGACGCTCATCCGCCGCGCCCTCCCGAATCGGGCGCGAGCCTAGAGCAGTTTCCGGCCCGAGCGCAAAAGTGAAGGGCCCGGGAACGGGTCCCGGGCCCTCGCCGGCTCGCGACGACGTCGCGGCCGTGCGCTGCGCGCGTCAGCGCGGATAGCAATAGCCGTCGCGGGCGAGGAAGTAGCCGCGCGGGCAGCCCGTCGCGGACGGAGCCGTGCCGGCTCCGATGATGGCGCCCGCACCCGCGCCGAGGGCGCCGCCGACGAGCGCGCCCTCGCCGCCGTCGACCGCGGCGCCGATGGCCGCGCCGGACGCGCCGCCGATCAGCGCGCCGCCCACGGCGCGCTCGCCCGGGGTGGTGCAGGCGCCCACGGCGAGCGCCAGGAAGCCGGCGACGAGCAGGGTCATGAAGCGCTTGAACATGTGATCTCCTCCCAGAGAGCCCGGCTTCCCGGGCGGTGAAATCCGACGCGAAACGCGAGTTCGAAGGACTCCGTTCCCCACCGTCGTCGGATCGCCGCGCGAAAAGGTTCGCTTTCCTCACCGCCGCGGCTTGACGCGGGGGGCTCGTCGACGCCACATCCCGATCGTCAGTCGGCCGGGCGGCCGCTCCGCGCTCGCGCGGGGAGGAAAGTCCGGGCTCCACGGAGACACGGTGCCGGATAACGTCCGGCGGGGGCGACCCCAGGGATAGCGCCACAGAAAGCAGACCGCCGCGACCTCGGTCGCGGTCAGGGTGAAAGGGTGCGGTAAGAGCGCACCGCGGGACCGGCAACGGCGCCCGGCACGGCAAGCCCCACCGGGAGCAAAACCGAATAGGGACGACACGGCGTCTCGCCAGGGCCCGTCTCCAGGCCTCGTCGTCCGGGTTGGTTGCACGAGGCGGCCGGCGACGGCCGCCCCAGATGAATGGTCGCCCATCGCGGGCTTCGCCCGCGTGGACAGAACCCGGCTTACAGGCCGGCTGACGCTTCCTTTCGGGCAGCAGCCCTGCATCCGCAGCATGCAATGCTGCTCGGCATTCGCGCACCGGCCGCGATTGACTTCACCGGAGCCGGTACTAAAACGACATTCAGCTGTACGATCCCCGCGGGAGAGGCCGGGCCCCCGAGCCCGGCGCCGAAGGCGCAACCGCCCCGGAAACGCTCAGGCAAAAGGACCGCGGGGAGCTGGCACTCTGGAAAGCGGCGGGGCTCGCGCCTCGCCCACCGAAGGGCGTAACCGTTCGCGCGACCCCAGCGGGACCGCGGCGGGAAATCTCTCAGGTCGACGACAGAGGGGGCGCGCAACGGAGGCTCGAGAGGGTCGTCGGCGCGTCCTGTCAATCGTTCGGACCCGAGGGGATCCCATGGCCGACCAGAAGGCCGATGCCGGCGAGAGCCTGCTCCGCACGCCGCTCCACGATCGCCACGTCGCCGCGGGCGCGCGCATCGTGCCTTTCGCCGGCTATTCCATGCCGGTGCAGTACCCCACGGGCATCCTCGCCGAGCATCTCTGGACGCGCTCGCAGGCCGGCCTGTTCGACGTCTCGCACATGGGCCAGGCGGCGCTCGCCGGCCCGGACCACGAGACCACGGCCCGGGCGCTCGAGACGCTCGTCCCCGCCGACATCGTCGGCCTGAAGCCCGGCCAGCAGCGCTACACCCAGCTCCTCACGGACGACGGCGGCATCCTCGACGACCTGATGGTGTCCCGCCCGCTGGCGGAGGAGGAGCAGGGCCACCTCTACCTCGTCGTCAACGCGGGCACCAAGGAGGGCGACTACGCCCACATCGCCGCTCGCCTCCCCGCAAACGTCCAGCTGATCCGCGGCGACGACCGCGCGCTCGTCGCGCTCCAGGGCCCCGCCGCCGAGGCGGTGATGCGGGACAAGGGCTGCGCCGCCTCCGAACTCGTCTTCATGCGCACCGGCTGGTTCGATCTCGACGGGGCGCGCGCCCACATATCCCGCTCCGGCTATACCGGCGAGGACGGGTTCGAGATCTCGGTGAAGGCCGACGAGGCCCCCGGCATGTGGGATTTCCTCCTCACCGACGAGCGGGTGAAGCCGATCGGGCTCGGCGCCCGCGATTCACTCCGGCTCGAGGCGGGCCTGTGCCTGTACGGGCACGACATCGACACCACGACGAGCCCCGTCGAGGCCGGCCTCACCTGGTCGATCCAGAAGCGCCGGCGCGAGGAGGGCGGCTTCCCGGGCGCCGAGCGCATCCGCCGCGAGCTGGCCGAGGGCCCCTCGCGCGTGCGCGTCGGCATCGCGCTGGAAGGCCGCGCCCCGGCCCGCGAGGGCGCGGCGATCACGACGCCGGAGGGCGAGGGCGTCGGCGTCGTCACCTCCGGCGGCTTCGGCCCGAGCGTCGAGCGCCCTGTCGCCATGGGCTACGTCAAGCCGGAGGTCGCCGAGATCGGTACGCCGCTGCACTGCGTCGTGCGCGGGCGCCCGCTCGCCGGCCTCGTCGCCCCCCTCCCCTTCACGCCGGCGCGGTTCAAGCGCTGACCTCATCGCCGATACGAAACGAGCCTTAAAGGAGGCCGCCATGACCGTGCGCTACACCAAGGATCACGAATACATCCGCGTCGACGGCGACGTCGGCACGGTCGGCATCACCGACTACGCCCAGGGACAGCTCGGGGACGTCGTCTACGTGGAGCTCCCCGAGGTCGGCAAGACCGTCGCCAAGGGCGGCGAGGCGGCCGTGGTGGAGAGCGTCAAGGCGGCCTCCGAGGTCTACGCTCCCGCCTCGGGCGAGGTGGTCGAGGTCAACGGCGCGCTCGAGGGCGCACCGAACGCCATCAACGAGGACCCGCTCGGCACGGGCTGGTTCATGAAGCTGAAGCTCTCCGACCCGTCCGAGCTCGACGCCCTGATGAGCGAGGCGGACTACCAGGCCTACGTGAAGTCGATCTCGTAAGCGGAGGCGCGCATGAGCGGCGAGGGCATCGATCATCTCTACACGGCGACGGTGCGCTGGGCGCGCGGGGACGGCGACTTCCTCGGCTCGGCCTACGACCGAGGCCACACCTGGATCTTCGACGGCGGCATCGAGGTGCCGGCGTCGGCCTCGCCGCTGAACGTGCCCTTTCCCTGGTCGCGCGCCGAGGCGGTCGATCCGGAGGAGGCCTTCGTCGCGGCGATCGCGAGCTGCCACATGCTCGTGTTCCTCTCCATCGCGGCGAAGAAGCGGTTCCTGGTCGAGGCCTACGAGGACGCGGCGCGCGGCGTGATGACGCCGAACGCGGACGGCAAGCTCTGGGTCTCGCGGGTGACGCTCGATCCGAAGATCGCCTGGGCCGGCGAGCGCCGGCCCGACGCGGCGACGATCGCCGCCATGCACCACCTCACTCACCGCGAGTGCTTCATCGCCAACTCCGTCCGCACCGAGATCGTGGTCGCGGGCGTCGACGACGGCCATTGAGCCGAAACCCGACCGAAACTGCACGAGACGAAGACGGATTCGATCATGCGATAC comes from Salinarimonas sp. and encodes:
- a CDS encoding septation protein A, with the translated sequence MIRTEDPAHPAHLNPLVKLALELGPLGLFFFANQRWDIMTATAAFVVATLVALAIHYVLVKRLPMMPLVSGVVVVVFGGLTLILADELFIKLKPTIVNSLFGAVLLGGLWFGKSLLTIVLDSVFKLTDEGWRKLTFRWGLFFFFLAALNEVVWRTQTTDFWVSFKVFGIMPITLAFALAQTPLILKHEDKSSDGESPA
- a CDS encoding type II toxin-antitoxin system VapC family toxin; this translates as MIVLDTNVVSELMRAEPEPRVFAFVDARPRNMLFTTTIVQAEILSGVAMLPMGRRRTALQEDAERLFSVDFAGRVLPFDEAAAIHFAAIRAARRAAGRPVASFDSLVAATARAHGAIVATRNTSDFRGCGVDVIDPWSASH
- a CDS encoding DUF1206 domain-containing protein; translated protein: MANANALEKTARVGYAARGVVYMLVGGLAVMAAVGAGGETGGSKNALASLLDEPFGKTLLAVIALGLLAFALWREVAALSDADNRGTSGKGLAIRGAHVISGVIYLGLAVYAAGLAFGWATGGGGQGGEGAQGWSAWLLAKPFGRWLLGLVGLGVAGAGLAFIGRAWTGDVTKHLHYAPHQRGWVVPLGRAGFAARGVVFLIIGGFLVVAAWQSQSSEARGLGGALRTVQEQPYGWILLALVAAGLFAFGVFGLVQAVYRRIDAPDVEEAAGDAKRAAERGARKVG
- a CDS encoding folylpolyglutamate synthase/dihydrofolate synthase family protein; translated protein: MESSDAILARLLALHPKTIDLSLARIESLLARLGHPEKRLPPTIHVAGTNGKGSTIAFMRAILEAAGLAVHVYTSPHLVRFHERIRIGRPGGGAFVPEEQLVDVLRECEEANEGAPITVFEITTAAALKIFADEPADVLLLEVGLGGRLDATNVIDEPAATLVTPIGLDHAEYLGETVEKIAAEKAGIFKRGAPAVIARQDYEAAERVLVDTAERVGASLVRLGGQDFSTHEENGRLVFQDEDGLLDLPMPRLPGGHQLTNAGLAVAGLRAAGFSRLPAEAFERGMLEAEWPGRLQRLTRGVLPALAPEGAEVWVDGGHNPDGGRVVAAAMADRSERADAPLVLVVGMLGTKDAQGFLKNFAGLAKEAICVPIPSQMAARPPEEVAALAASVGLVASTAPSVEAALALLNDTVWEAPPRVLICGSLYLAGAVLAANGSLPT
- a CDS encoding plasmid stabilization protein; protein product: MTTLTVHDLPEAETQALRARAARNGRSLEAEVRAILCEAAGREPIDEEGGLATAIRRRFAPYGGVELPPEPRTAVREPPSFE
- the accD gene encoding acetyl-CoA carboxylase, carboxyltransferase subunit beta, with the protein product MNWISDVVRPRIKTLFKRETPDNLWIKCPDTGQMVFHKDVEANLWVIPGSNHHLRMSAQARLESVFVGGFEEIPLPDVAADPLKFRDEKRYADRLKENRAKTGMQDAVRVAVGPVGGLPVTVAVQDFAFMGGSLGMAAGEAIVTAAETARARRTPFVLFVASGGARMQEGILSLMQMPRTTVALRRLKEAGLPYIVVLTHPTTGGVSASYAMLGDIHIAEPGAVIGFAGARVIEQTIREKLPEGFQRAEYLKEHGMVDMVVHRLELKDTLVSLCRILMKAPALEPAAPAPAPVSLEKAASAPDEAAIVEPASNETREPETEGARG
- a CDS encoding IS630 family transposase (programmed frameshift); translated protein: MTKPLSMDLRQRVLAAVDAGMSRRAAADRFGIAPSAAVKWFNLRRETGSVAPRAQGGDTRSGRIEALGPVILAMVEEAPDLTLVEIAERLEREHGERFAPSTVHRFFGRHGLTFKKKSGHASEQDRADVAAAREAWFEEQPELDPQRLIFIDETWLNTKMARLRGRAPEGERLRAGIPHGHWRTTTFVAGLRIGGIDAPMLIDGAINAASFLAYVQQVLVPTLSPGDVVIMDNLASHKTPAVREAIEAAGAELRFLPPYSPDFNPIENAFAKLKALLRKVAARTRDALWSAVADAIEAFPPEECANFFTAAGYEPEW
- a CDS encoding DUF5615 family PIN-like protein, with protein sequence MKVLLDEHLPPALARALDALFAGEHEIVHLRDKFGPRVTDLEWIGTLSREGRWVIISGDRQITKKRAEYNAFRASRLVGVFLSAGVTKSRVTKQAERILALWDAIERLADSVEGGAMFELPMTSTRLKQLK
- a CDS encoding N-acetylmuramoyl-L-alanine amidase yields the protein MPHPTPESPLAQKVFPSPNHGERRDGRRPDMLILHYTGMPDAGQALQWLCNPVSEVSCHYLVFEDGRVLQLVPEGRRAWHAGVSSWAGETDLNSASLGIEIAHPGHDEEGRLAPYPEAQIAAVIALCRDLVGRWGIRPERVLAHSDIAPARKRDPGETFPWARLAAEGVGHWVAPTPIRDGRFFQRGEEGPPIEALQAMLALYGYGVPIDGAFGETTEQVVAAFQRHFRPERVDGVADASTITTLRDLIAARGGR